In Vagococcus hydrophili, one DNA window encodes the following:
- the tsaD gene encoding tRNA (adenosine(37)-N6)-threonylcarbamoyltransferase complex transferase subunit TsaD, which produces MDIFKDKKRELILAIESSCDETSVAVIEDGNQILSNIVASQINSHKRFGGVVPEVASRHHVEQIIGCIDEALKEADVTVEDLGAVGVTYGPGLVGALLIGITAAKSFAWANDLPLIPVNHMAGHIYAASFVSDMTFPAMALLVSGGHTELVYMKEHGSFEIIGETRDDACGEAYDKVGRVLGLKYPSGKEIDQMAHIGKDSYHFPRAMMKEDNFDFSFSGLKSSFINLVHNAEQRDEVLDNHDLAASFQASVIEVLVTKTMRACKEYNVKQLIVAGGVAANQGLRSALEASVTAELTEVELVVPPLRLCGDNAAMIGAAAFIEAKKGHFASWDLNAKPSVTL; this is translated from the coding sequence ATGGATATATTTAAAGATAAAAAAAGAGAATTAATTTTAGCAATAGAGAGTAGTTGTGATGAAACAAGTGTCGCCGTTATTGAGGATGGCAATCAAATCCTATCAAACATTGTTGCGTCACAAATTAACAGTCACAAACGTTTCGGTGGCGTTGTCCCTGAAGTTGCGAGCAGACATCATGTAGAACAAATTATCGGTTGTATTGATGAAGCATTAAAGGAAGCGGATGTTACCGTAGAAGATTTGGGTGCGGTAGGTGTTACGTATGGTCCTGGATTAGTGGGGGCTTTACTCATTGGAATTACAGCAGCGAAAAGCTTTGCTTGGGCGAATGATTTACCCTTAATTCCTGTGAACCATATGGCAGGACATATTTATGCAGCTAGTTTTGTTTCTGACATGACGTTCCCAGCAATGGCCCTACTTGTGAGCGGTGGACATACGGAACTTGTATATATGAAGGAACACGGCAGTTTTGAAATTATTGGAGAGACAAGAGATGATGCGTGTGGTGAAGCTTATGATAAAGTAGGACGCGTTTTAGGTCTTAAGTACCCAAGTGGAAAAGAAATTGATCAAATGGCTCATATTGGCAAAGACAGCTATCATTTTCCCCGTGCCATGATGAAAGAAGATAATTTTGATTTTAGTTTTAGTGGACTAAAAAGTTCTTTCATCAACCTTGTTCATAATGCAGAACAAAGAGATGAAGTATTGGATAATCATGATTTAGCAGCAAGTTTCCAAGCGAGTGTCATTGAAGTTCTGGTGACGAAAACAATGAGAGCTTGTAAAGAGTACAACGTTAAACAATTGATTGTGGCAGGTGGTGTTGCGGCTAATCAAGGGTTAAGAAGTGCGCTTGAAGCGAGTGTGACGGCTGAATTAACTGAGGTTGAATTAGTTGTTCCACCGTTAAGATTATGTGGAGATAATGCTGCGATGATTGGGGCAGCGGCATTTATTGAAGCAAAAAAAGGTCATTTTGCTAGTTGGGATTTGAATGCCAAGCCTAGTGTGACGTTATAA
- the rimI gene encoding ribosomal protein S18-alanine N-acetyltransferase, with protein MSEYRDSLKNKSKENLIRFEIAKVTDIYLFQDILKEVYGKSPWSNTIFWLELTKKQQSQYIKAVHGSEVLGFIGIRIMNTDAHVTNLAVLPKYQHHGIGKQLLDEAKRFAKNRQCLTMSLEVKKTNYRAVEIYKNFGFYVNGIKPRYYKEDKEDAVDMFLILEES; from the coding sequence TTGAGCGAGTATAGAGATTCTTTAAAAAATAAATCAAAAGAAAATTTGATTCGTTTTGAAATAGCTAAAGTGACAGATATTTATCTTTTTCAGGATATTTTAAAAGAAGTCTACGGAAAATCACCATGGAGTAATACGATTTTTTGGCTAGAATTAACGAAAAAACAGCAAAGTCAATACATTAAAGCAGTTCATGGGTCAGAGGTATTAGGATTTATAGGCATTCGAATTATGAACACAGATGCTCATGTTACCAATTTAGCTGTCTTACCAAAATATCAACATCATGGTATTGGTAAACAATTACTAGATGAAGCAAAGCGATTTGCGAAAAACAGGCAGTGTTTAACCATGAGTTTAGAAGTCAAAAAAACAAATTATCGAGCCGTTGAAATTTATAAAAATTTTGGCTTTTATGTTAATGGGATTAAACCAAGATATTATAAAGAAGACAAGGAAGACGCGGTGGATATGTTTTTAATTTTAGAGGAGTCGTAA
- the rimI gene encoding ribosomal protein S18-alanine N-acetyltransferase, whose protein sequence is MRRDQLDVSDIELSKQCFRLSQGAFESGSPWQEEQFLSTIKNPSNTNCFLFNQDKLVGYILLSTVLDEADLLLIGVAKEEQRKNIGQKLLQEACLELDQKEVKKIFIEVRQSNSKAISFYQKNGFVEIAKRRNYYQTPKEDALIWMLEL, encoded by the coding sequence GTGAGAAGAGATCAACTGGATGTTTCAGATATTGAATTGTCGAAACAATGTTTTAGGTTAAGTCAGGGTGCTTTTGAATCTGGGTCTCCTTGGCAAGAAGAACAGTTTTTAAGTACGATTAAAAATCCAAGCAATACAAATTGTTTTTTGTTTAATCAAGATAAACTAGTAGGATATATTCTGTTATCTACTGTCCTAGATGAAGCTGATTTATTGTTAATCGGTGTTGCTAAAGAAGAGCAACGAAAAAATATTGGACAAAAGTTACTACAAGAAGCTTGTCTTGAATTAGACCAAAAAGAAGTTAAAAAAATATTTATTGAAGTTAGGCAGTCGAATAGTAAAGCCATCTCTTTTTATCAAAAGAATGGTTTTGTAGAAATTGCCAAAAGACGGAATTATTATCAAACCCCCAAAGAGGATGCCCTTATTTGGATGTTAGAGTTATAG